The Desulfotignum phosphitoxidans DSM 13687 genomic sequence GCAGCAAATTGATCAGGGAGTGCTCGATCATGCCCGGATCAGCCAGGACATCGGGCAGATCCGAATCATATGACCGCTGGATATGAATACCTTCCAGATCTTTTTTCATCAGCGCCAGTGCCAGATCGATCTTTTGGTTGAGCGAAAAATATTTCTGCCGGGGGGCCTGATTTTTGGCAAACGCAATCAGGTTCCGGGTCAGATACTGCCCTTTTTCCGTATGCGCCAGTATTCTTTTGAGCATTTTTTGTAAGTCGGGATCATCATGGTCCATGAGCATCAGTTCAACATTCCCCATGATCACTCCGAGAATGTTGTTGAAGTCATGGGCCATTTTCCCTGCCACCTGGCCGATCAGGGCCAGTTTCTGCTGTTCACCCAACAGCTTCTGGGCCTTGATTTTTTCCTTTTCAATCTTCTGACGCCAGGAAATATCATGGATCACCACCAGGGTATGGCTCAGTTTTTTGTCGTCATGGGCAAAATCCAGGGTCACGGCAACCGTTAATTGTTTTCCTTGTTTGGAAATCAGGTCATATTCAATATCTTTTGTTTCCGGTTCACCGGCAGCCAGATTTGCAATCCGTTCCTTGAACCGGTCCCGGCTTTTTTTTGTCAGAAGATCCAATGGCTTCATGTCCATGAATTCGGCCTGGGTATATCCTGAAAATTTACAAATAACATCATTGACACGGAAAAATCTATTTTTTTCAAAATCCACTTCACAGATCCCGGCCGGGGCATGGGAAAAAAGATACCGGTATCTTTTTTCACTTTCCACCAGAGCCTCCTGAGCCTGTTTGCGTTCAATGGCAAGCGCCATCTGATGGGACACGGCCGACAGCACCTCAAGATCCTTGCGTGTATAAAGATCCGGATCTGTATAGCTTTGTACGGCCACCACCCCGAGCACCTTGTCTTTAACCACTAAAGGGACCCCCATCCAGATGACGGCCAAAGGTCCCCATGTCTGGTTGTTTGCCTCCCGTTTCCGAAGTTCTTCCCGATTCAGCAGAACCGCTTCTTTTTTTGCAAAAACAAGGCCGGTCAATGAGTTGTTTTTTGCACTATCAAACTCAATGGGAAGAAAATCATCATCAGCCGTATCCACATGATATGGAAAATACAGGGTATGGGTCTGAGGATCTTTGAGCGCAATAAAAAAATTGGTCACATCGATGATCGGAAACAATGATTCATGAATGGTCTGAAACAGATCGTTCAGATCCCGGGCCGTGGTAACGGCACCCAGGATTTTGAACATGGCCACATTAATATCTTCGGCTTCTTTTTTTTGGGTGATATCCAGAAAATGGGAATGGACCGCAGGCTGGCCATCGAAGTCAATCAGCGCCGTGTAGGTTTCCACCCACCGGTACCCTTTTGTTTTATGACGAATCCGGTATTGCTGAACAGGAGAGACATCCATACCAGCCAGTCGGTTTTTAAAATTGCTGAAAAACAGCGCCCGGTCCTCCGGGTGAAGGATACCCTTGAGCTGTTCCGGTGTGAAATTTTTAAGTTCAGACGGTGTATATCCGGAAATCCTTGCCATGGGTGAACTGACAAACACCAGCCGTGCGGGACGATCTCTGGCAATCACCAGGCCCTGCAGAGATTCTTCCACCAGTTGGCGGTACTGTTTTTGATTTTTCTTCAGCCGTCTTTCCTTTTCAAGCAGATCGTGTTCCAGCTGCTGGGAATTGAGCTGCATCAGCCCCATCACAAAGGCAAACTGCAACAATATGAGGCTGAATAAAACCATCTCATGGAACGGGGCACTTTCCATGAAACTGTCAAAGGTACTCCCGGAAACCAGGTAAAAGGTCCCCCGGGCAAAAAACAGCACAAACAGCAATATCAGGGATATGACAAGCAAAATATTGTCCCGGAACCGGACCGCCGGGGTCTGGAATATAAATACGCGAAAAATCAACCCGAGATAAATCAGCGCATAAAAGGAACTGATGACGATGCGGGCATCGACACTGGGGACCCAATAGGTAAAACAAGGCACCACAACCAAAGACAGCAAACCGGCAAATACCAGATGCTTTCCGGTTTTAACCGGTCGCGCGCTCAGATGTGTGAACCCCATGTAAGTTAAGAAAATCGCTGAAAAAACCAAAATATTGGCCAGCACGATGCTGAACAGATCCGGTATCAGATCCCGAAAACTGATCAACAGAAACCCCAGGGACAGTGATCCCATCCCTAAGGTCCATAGACGAAAATTGCCATAAATTTTTCGGTTGAGTGTGTAGCAGGCCATGGAAACAGCCGATACCAGCAGGGTCCCCCCAAAAACCAGCAAAAGCGTACGAATATTAAAAAATTCGATCATTAACGCTGTTTTCCCTTTAGCTAAAGTATAATACCCCCCTTTTAATAAGACGGGCATTCACTTTAGCACACAATGAATGCGGCAAAAACAAAATTTTAACGATCAAAAATTACTGCCGGGCTGAACGTTTGTACCAGCGCCAGTCCCGGCAGGTATTGATGCAGCAGCTTTTTACCCGTGCAGCGGCATGCCCGTTGCTTTGGCCGCTGCTTCTCCCATGATTTCCGCCAGCGTGGGATGGGCATGGATGGTATGGGCGATGTCTTTGGCCGTCAACCCTTTTTCAATGGCCAGGGTGGCTTCGGCAATCAAATCCGTGGCGTGGGGACCGATGAGATGCATTCCCAGGACCCGGCCCGAGGATTTGTCCACAATCATTTTGGCTTCTCCGGCAATTTCGTCAATGGCATGGGCTTTGCCCAGGACCCGGAAGTTCACGGATGCCGTGTCCACCTCCAGGCCTTTTTTCCGGGCTTCCTCTTCGCTGAGTCCCACAGTCCCGATTTCCGGCATGGTAAAAATCGCCCCGGGCACGGCATCATACCCCATGGTTTGATTTTCTCCCATGGCATTGCCGGCGGCCACCAGCCCTTCATGGGACGCCACATGGGCCAGCATCACCCGGGAGGGTCCCAGAATATCGCCGATGGCATACACGTTTTTCACAGCGGTTTCCATTCTGTCATTCACATCAATCCATCCGGGCCCGACCGTATCCAGGCCGATGGTATCCAGTCCCAGATCCTTGGACAGCGGGGTCCGGCCGATGCATACGGCCATGAGATCCGAGGCAATGGTATCGGTTTTGGGATCTTTGGCTTTGGGATTGTCCGTGAACGGGCTTTTGGCCAGAGAAATTTGGCAGCCGCTGCCGGACGTGTCACATGCCGTCACCACAGTGTCGCAGAGCACCGTGATTTTCTGTTTTTTCATCTCTCTGAGCAACAGTTTGGACACGGCCGTATCCACGGACGGCAACGGCAAAAGCCGGGACATGGCTTCCACGATGGTCACCTGGGTGCCCAGGGCCGTGAAAATGCCTGCGAATTCGCATCCGATCACCCCGCCGCCCACGATGGTCATGGATTCCGGCACATGATCCAGCACCAGAATATCATTGGAAGACAGAATCTTTTTGCCGTCAAAGGCAAAATCCGGCACATTCATCGGCCGGGTCCCGACGGCAATAATAAGTTTGTTCCAGCTCAAGGATGCCGTGATATCATCCTCACCCGTCACTTCCAGGGCCCCGGGTCCGGTGATTCTGGCACAACCTTTGATCACATTGACCTTTCGTCCCTCGAGCAGGCCGTCAATGCCGGCCCGCTGGGATGCCAGAATCTTGTTTTTTCTGGCCATGAGCCCGGCCATGTCCGGCAGCACCGCCCCCTCCAGCTGAATGCCGAAATCCAGGGCTTTTCTGCATTTTTGAAGAATATCCGCCGTATTTTTCATGATTTTGGATGGAATACATCCCCAGTTGAGACAGGTGCCCCCTAAGTTCTCTTTTTCGATTACGGTCACATCCGCGCCCAGAGTCGCGGCCCGCAACGCCGCCACATACCCCCCCGGCCCTCCGCCGATCACCACGATTTTTTCAGTCATGCCTCCTCCTTTCATGGAAAATCTATTAATTTGTCTTTTTTTAATTTCATTTTTCACAAATTTTTTAAAAATTAATTGACATTATCATTAATCTGGTCTAATGATCAAGATAATTAAAAAAAATTTATGTTTTCCTCACTTTATCAGCATAAAAGAGGTGGAATGAAAATAGATCAGACAAATATCGACATCATCAGAGAACTCAAACAGGGAAAAAGGTCTTTCAAGAAAATTGCGGACAAGCTTGAAATCACGGAAAACACCGTCCGGTCCCGAGTGAATAAATTGCAGGAAGAAGGCGTACTGGAGATTTGCGGTCTGGTGGATCCTGACATGCTCCCGGGTCACCGGGTGGTGATCATCGGCATCAAACTGTCAGAGATGAATCTGGTGGAAAAAGGCGAGGAGATCAGCCGGCTTCGGGGGGTCATTCATACCAATGTGGTCACGGGACGGTTTGACCTGCTGATCATGGTCATGTTTAAAAAAGAATTCGGACTTCTGGAATTTTACACTGAAGAAATCGCCAAGATTAACGGTGTCCGGTCCGTGGAAACCTTTGTTGTATACAAGTCATATAATTTAAAGGTTCCCTATATTTTTTAATCTTTAAATTTGAAGGTCATTATTATGAAAACCACACCATTGCACCAATGGCACCTGGATGCCGGTGCCAACATGGCTGACTTCGGCGGATATGACATGCCCCTGTGGTATGACACCGGAGTCAAAAATGAACATTTGGCCGTGCTCACTTCCGCCGGCATATTTGATACCAGCCACATGGCCTGTGTCACTGTGGAAGGACCGGATGCGTTCTCTCTGCTCAATTTCTGTTTTACAAGAGATCTGACACCTCTGGCCGTGGGCCGGTGTGTGTACGGCGCATTCCTGAATGAAAAAGGGCATTGTCTGGATGACGCCATTGTGTACAAATTTTCCGGCACCTCGTTCATGGTCTGTGTGAACGCCGGTATGGGCGGTGCGATTTCTGACCACCTGAACAAACACAAAAAAGACCGGGATGTCACGATCACGGACCTCACCGACAGGATCGCCAAAATGGATATCCAGGGAATCGATTCCGTGCGGATTCTGTCAAAACTGATCCAGTCTCCGGACACCGTGTTTGGAAAAATGCCCTATTTCTCCTTTAAAGGTCATTTTGATCCGAATCATCCGGAAGCGGGTGCGTCGAAACTGAAAAACGGCACCCCCGTGCTGCTGTCCCGGTCCGGGTATACCGGAGAGTTCGGATTTGAGATCTTCATTGCCCCTAACGCGATTGTGGATCTGTGGAAACAGGTGCTGGCGGCCGGCGAATCTTTCGGCATTACGGCCTGCGGCTTAGGTGCCCGGGATTCTCTGCGGGCCGGGGCCGGGCTGCCCCTGTCCCACCAGGATATCGGTCATTTCAAATTCATGAACCATCCCTGGGATTTTGCGTTACCTTATAATTCGGACAAATCCGGTTTTACCAAGGATTTTCTGGGCGCTGCCGCCCTGGTGCCTGAAAAAAATGATGTATATGTATTTCCCTTTGTGGGAGACAGCTTGAGAAAAGTGGCTGCCGGTGAAAATACGGGCGTGTTTGACGAAAACGAACAACAGATCGGGCATGTGCTCACCTGTGCCACGGACATGGGCATCACCTGGCATGAGGGAAAAATTGTCAGCATCAACACCTCGGATCTGCCGGACAACATTAAAATTAAAGGCATTGCCTGCGGATTTGTCATGGTTTCAAAACACCTGGAACCGGGCACAAAACTCATGCTCAAAGAGGGCAAGCGCGCCATCAGCGTGACCATCGTCACTGACATCCGGCCGGACAGAACCGCCAGAAAAAAAATCACCCATTTTATTTAAATTAAAAAGGAGGCTCTCATGAAAGACATCAATGAACTGAATTTACCTGAAGACGTCAAATACACCAAAGATCACGAATGGGCCAAAGCCGACGGGGATACCGTGACCATCGGCATCAATGATTATGCCCAGGATCAGCTGGGAGAAATCGTGTTTGTGGAAATGCCCGCAGTGGGGGATTCTTTTTCCGCAGAAGATGAGTTCGGGTCCGTGGAATCGGTCAAGGCCGTATCTGAAATGTACATGCCCATCTCCGGCGAGATCGTGGCCATCAACGAAGATCTGGAAGATGCGCCGGAAAATGTGAATGAAGACTGCTATCAGAGCGGATGGATCATCAAAGTCAAACCATCCGACCTTTCTGAAATGGATGCACTGATGGACAAAGCCGCATACCTTGAGATGCTGAAAGGATAAATCCTATGCGTTATCTGCCTCATACACAGGAAGATATCCAAAAGATGCTGGCCGTTGCCGGAGCCGGGTCTCTGGATGACCTGTTTAAAACCATTCCGGATGCCGTCAAAGTCAAAGACGGCCTGAACCTGCCGGAGCCCATGAGTGAGTGGGAACTCAACGATTACATGGAAAAACTGGCTTCGGAAAATATTGCCTGCAAAGGCTACACCTGCCTGATCGGGGCCGGCAGCTATGACCATTATATTCCGGCCATCATTCCCTATCTGGTATCCAGGTCTGAATTCGCCACGGCCTACACCCCGTACCAGCCGGAAGTCAGCCAGGGAACCCTCCAGGGCATTTACGAGTTCCAGACCATGGTCACGGATCTGTTGGGCATGGACATTGCCACAGCGTCCCATTATGACTGCGGCACGGCCCTGGCCGAATGCGCGTTGATCGCATTGCGCAAAAATAAAAAAGCCGACAAGATCGCCGTGTCCGACCTGGTGCATCCCAGCCACCGGGAAATCATCGACACCTATCTCAAACCTAGCGGGTACGAGATGGTGCTGATCCCTCATACCAAAGACGGTCTCACTGATATGACGGCCCTGGAAGCCATGGACGGCATTGCCGGCGTGGCCGTGCAGTCCCCCAACTTTTTCGGGCATATCGAAGATCTGGCTGCGGTCAAAAAAGTGGCGGATGCCAAAAAAATCCTGTTCATCACCTCTTTTACCGAAGCGTTGGCCTGGGGAATTTTGAAAAACCCGGGATCATTCGGCGCTGATCTGGTGGCAGGTGAAGGCCAGAGCTTAGGCATTGCCAAAACATTCGGCGGTCCGGGCTTGGGACTTCTGGCCGGCACATCCAAACTCATGCGGGACCTGCCCGGACGTCTGGTGGGCCGGGCCAAAGACAGCAACGGGGATGACGGGTATGTTTTGACCCTGTCCACCCGGGAACAGCATATCCGCCGGGAGAGAGCCTCGTCCAACATCTGCTCCAACAACGGACTCAATGCCATGACTGCGGCCATGTATCTGTCTACCATCGGCAAGATCGGGATCCGGGAAATCGCCCAGCTCAACCATGACAAGGCAATGTACCTGAAATCCGCGCTTGCGGGTGCCGGGTTTGAACCCGTGTTTGACCCGCCGTTTTTCAACGAGTTTGTGATGAAAGCCCCCAGGGATTTCAACCGGAAACGGATCGATCTGATCAACCGGCAGTGCGTTTTCGCCGGTCTGGATCTGGCCCCGTATTACCCAGAACTTACCGACCATTACCTGTTCTGCGCCACGGAAAAAGTGTCGAAACAGCAGATGGATCAGCTGGCAAAGGAGGTGGCATGATGACTCAGCGGCCAGGCACCAAAGGATTGATATTCAACGAACCCAATGTGTGGGACAAAAGCCGTGAAGGCCGGTGCGCCATTTCCCTGCCCAAAGCAGACGTGGAACGGTCCCCTCTGGATCCGGCACTGACCGGAGATACCCCGAACCTGCCCCAGCTGTCCGAGCTGGACGTGGTAAGACATTACACCAGGCTGTCCCAGTGGAACTTTGGCGTGGATTCCGGCATGTACCCCTTAGGGTCCTGCACCATGAAATACAACCCCAAAACCAACGAAGTTCAGGCGGCCCGCCAGGGATTTGCCGGGGCCCATCCCCTGGCCGGTGATGAATGCTCCCAGGGGGCGTTGCGGCTCATGTATGACCTGGAACGCTCTTTGGCGGAAATCACAGGGTTTGATGCCGTCACGCTGCAACCGGCTGCCGGAGCCCATGGCGAGCTCACCGGCATGCTGATTATCCATGCTTATCACGCCAAACAGGGCCGACAGCGGTCCAAGATCATCATTCCGGACACGGCCCACGGCACCAACCCGGCCTCGGCCACCTTGTGCGGATACAAAAGCGTCAACCTCAAATCCGGCCCCAAAGGGATTCTGGAGCCTGAGGCTGTGGCTGAAATCATGGATGAAGAAACCGCAGGTATCATGATCACCAACCCCAATACCTTAGGGCTGTTTGAGGAAAACATCAAAGAGATCTGCGAGATCGTCCATGCCAAGGGCGGGCTGGTATATGGGGACGGTGCCAACATGAACGCCATCATGGGTGTGGTGCAACCCGGGAAACTGGGCATTGACGTGCTTCATCTGAACCTGCACAAAACCTTTTCTACCCCGCACGGCGGCGGCGGACCCGGGTCCGGTCCCGTGGCTGTCAATGAAAAACTAACGCCGTTTCTGCCCGTTCCCCGGGTGGAAAAAGAGTTGGATACGTTCAAATTCGTGACAGACTGTCCGGATTCCATCGGCCGGCTCCACACGTTTTACGGGCATTTCGGGGTCATGATCAAGGCGTATGCCTATATTCTGACCATGGGGGCACAGGGCCTGCTGGATACCTCCCGCCTGGCCGTGCTCAATGCCAATTATATCAAGGAATCCCTCAAAGGGACCCTGAACCTGCCCTATGACCGGCCGTGCATGCATGAATGCGTGTTCAACGATGCCAAACAGCAGGAATATCACATCTCCACCATGGATATGGCCAAACGGCTGCTGGATTACGGATTTCATCCGCCCACAGTCTATTTCCCGCTGGTGGTGGACGGCGCGTTCATGGTGGAACCCACGGAAACCGAATCCAAAGAGGACATCGACCAGTTCATCGATGCGGTGAAAGCCATTGCCAAAGAAGCACAAACCGATCCGGAAAAACTGACTTCCGCCCCGGTGCTGCCCAAGGTGACCCGCCTGGATGAAGTGGCCGCGGCCAGAAAGCCATGTCTCAGAGGATAAACACCCTGTCCCGTGCCGGTGTATTCCAGGATTTAGGTCTCCTGGAATACACCACGGCACTGAATTTCCAGGAAACCGCCCGCAAAGAAAAAATTGAAGACCGGACCCGGCCGGACAAAATCTTTTTTGTCCAGCATCCGTCCGTGTTCACGTTCGGCAGAAACGGCGGACAGGAAAACCTGACCCGGTCTGAAGAATTTCTCAAAGACCGGGGCGTGGCCCTGGTGCAGACGGACCGAGGCGGCAATGTCACCTATCACGGTCCGGGTCAGGCCGTGCTGTATCCCGTGGTGGACCTGGAACAGGCCAGAATCGGAGTCACGGATTTCGTGTACGGGCTGGAGGAGATCATGGGACAGACGGCCAAAGATTTCGGCGTGCCCATTCATCGGGATCCCCGGAACCACGGCATGTGGACAGATTCAAAAAAAATCGGATCCGTGGGGCTGTCCATCAAACACGGCATCAGCATCCACGGCCTGGCATTGAACGTGTCCCTGGACCTGACCCCGTTTTCCTGGATCAATCCCTGCGGCATGTCCGGTGTTTTAATGACCTCCCTGAAACAGGAACTCAAAGACCGGGGATTGCCCGATCCCCCGCTTCCCATGGAATCCATCAAAGAAACCCTGATAACCTATTTCTGTCAATGGTTTCATTTTCATCCGGTAAAGGAGTCTGCCCATGCATCATTGTGCTGAAAAAAAAGGAAAGCCGGCCTGGCTGAAAAAACATCTTCCCAGAGGCGGCGATTATGCCCGGGTCACCCGGCTTTTGTCCGGTGCCAAGCTTCACACGGTCTGCCAGGAAGCCAACTGCCCCAACATGTTTGAATGCTTTTCCAAAGACACGGCCACGTTCATGATCTTAGGGGACCAGTGCACCCGGCATTGCCGTTTCTGCAATATCACGGCCCGCCCGCCCCTGCCTGTGGATCCGGATGAACCGGCCCGGGTGGCCAAAGCAGCCATGGATTTGGGCCTTCACTATGTGGTGGTCACCTCCGTGACCCGGGATGACCTGCCCGACGGCGGGGCCGCCCATTTTGCCGCTGTGATCCGCGCCATCAAGAAAATGGGACAGGATAAGGATCAGACCATTCGGGTGGAAGTGCTGATTCCGGATTTTCAAGGGGATATCGAAGCCCTGAAAACCGTGATGGATGCCGGTCCGGACGTGATCAATCACAACATTGAAACCGTGGCTGATTTGTATGTACAAGCAAGGCCCGAAGCCGTGTACCAGCGATCCTTGGACCTGCTGAGAAACGTCAAACGCCTGAACCCGGACATGCCGGCCAAATCCGGCATCATGGCGGGCCTGGGCGAAACCCGGGCACAACTGGAAAAAACGTTGCAGGATCTGGCGGATCACGGGTGCGACATGCTCACCATCGGCCAGTATCTTCAGCCCACCCGGAACCATTTGCCCGTGGAAAAATTCTATCCGCCCGAAGAATTTGATGACCTGGCAGACACCGCCCGGCACATGGGATTTAAAAAAGTGGCGTCCGGACCGTTTGTGAGAAGTTCATACAATGCGGAAGAATTGTTTCAACCGGCTTAGAGCGTCACGCATTTTTCCTTTAACGCGCCGGCTGTGGCGATTTCAATGAACGATGCCCCATGGGCCGGCCCGAAACTGCCGGCCAGTACAATGATCAATGAATCGTCCGCCAGTTTTTTTTCTTCCAGCATGCGGCAGATGGACAGTTTCAAGGTTTCCATGGATCCGGCGCTCATGGGAATGTAATCCGCCGACACCCCGAAAGATAGAGACAGCTGCCGCATCACCCGTTTGTCATACACCTGGGCATAAATGGGATTGTCCCCCCGGTAGGCGGCCAAGGCCAGAATGGTGTTCCCGGTCAGAGAATCCGCCACAATGGCTTTGGTGTTCAACCGCAAGGCCGCTTTGACCGCCGCCTTGGCCAGGTACGCAGTCACGATTTTTTCCGATGTATACGGGGTGTTGATAAAGCTGCTTGAATTGGTTTCCACTTCCATGGCAATTTTGGCCATGGTTCTCACTGCCACTTCCGGATATTTGCCGCTGGCGGTCTCCCCGGACAGCATCAATGCATCGGTCCTGTCCAGGCAGGCATTGGCCACATCCGACACTTCCGCCCGGGTGGGACGCGGGGAATCGATCATTGAATGCAGCATCTGGGTGGCCACAATCACGGGCCGCCGCCTTTCAATGCAGGTGGTGATGATCCTTTTCTGAATCAATGGGATTTTTTCCGTGGGAATCTCCACAGCCAGGTCCCCTCTGGCAATCATCACCCCATAGGCATGGTCCAGGATTTCATGGATATTTTCCACCCCGTGACTGTTCTCGATCTTGGCGATAATCTTGATCCGGGACTTTTTTTGGTCCAGGATTTCCTGCACCGCCAGCACATCTTCTTTGTTGCGCACAAAAGAATGGGCAATAAAATCCAGACGATGGTCGGCGGCCAGTTCAATAAACCCGATGTCTTTTTTGCTCAGCGCGGGCAGCTTCACATGCACGGACGGGATATTCACACTTTTTCTGGGATGGATCACCCCGTCGTTTTCCACCTGACACACCAGATAATCCGGTTTCTGGCTCACCACGGCCATGGCCACGGTGCCATCATCAATCAGAACGGAACTGCCCATGGGGACATCATTGACAAAGCCTTTGTGGGACACGTAAATCAGGTCACCAAAGGAGACCCCGGCGGGATCGCCTTTGATTTTCACAAAATCCCCATTGCGGACGATCAGGGGTTCCACGGCATCGCAGGTCCGGATCTCAGGCCCTTTGGTATCCACCAGAATACCGATTTTCTCAGACACGGCCCGGGTGTTTTCCACCACCTTCAGGGCATCGTCATGGGTCATGTGGGCGGTGTTGAGCCGGACCACGTTCATGCCGGCCCGATACAGTCGTTCAATAAACGCTTTGGAACAGTTCAGGCTGGAAATGGTTGCAATGATTTTGGTTTTACGCGGCATGGTGCGGGCCTCCTTTTTTGCAGAATGTCATCACAAACTGTTCAATGCCGGCTTGCGCACTGATGGATGACGATTTCAGGGCATAATCAAGATCTCCCAGAGAAATAAGCGCAGATCGGATCTCATTTAAGGAAAACCGGGCGGATTTTTCAACGGTTTGAAACACGGGATATGGGCTGTTGGGATTCGGCGCGATCACCAGGTCTTTGACCGCTGTCTTTGCCTGATCCCGGGCCGCCTGATCATGGGCGATGATGGCCGGCATGATCTGCTGTTTGAAAGCATTGAAATTCATCCGGTCCATTCTGATATCCGGGTGATTCTTGGAAAAATCCAGCATAAACGCCTTGACCAGGAGCATGCGCCTCACCAGGTTTTCAAAGGCTTTAAGAATCTGCAACTCATGAAACCCGTCTTTGAGCAATGAGGACAGATACATCAGGGCATCCCCCGTGTTTTTTTCCATGAGCGCATTGGTGAGGCTGAAAATCGGGTCTTTTTTGTCCCGAAGAATAACGGCTTCCACATCCGTGCGGGTGATGTCCGGACGATTCCCTGTATATGCCGTCAATTTTTCAAGGTTCTGGGCAAACAGGGCCGGATTGAACCCCGTGCGGTCCGCCAGCTCGGAAAATGCCGCCGGCGCCATGGTTTTGCCGTTTTGCTTTAAAATTTGTCCGGCCATGTTCTGAAGTACCTGGCGCTGATCATCCATGTCCGCTTTTCTGGCGCCCTGGGGCACGGTGCAGTCAATGATCAACCCGGTTTTTTCCAGGGTTTTGACGATTTTTCTGCGCCGGTCCAGGGATTGTGTGGTCATCACCAGAAAATGCCCCTCCGGAATGCCATTTTCAACCACGTCAGACAACCGCTTCAGGTCGTTTTCCGAATAAGACACCTCCCCTGCCCCGGCTTTGACCGCAAACATCGGGGCCTGCCGGACCAGCACCATTTTTTTCTCCCCAAAAAAAGAAAACGTGGAGATCTGCTCGATCACATCTCCCATGATCGTGGTGCGGCCATCCAGGGTTTCCAGGTGAAACCCGCGGGAATTGCCCGGGTTCAGGCTGGTTTTGATCCCGTCCACGGCTTTTTGCACCAGATAGGATTCCCCGGCACACAGGACAAATCCGGGCACGGAATTGCCGGCATCGGCCAGCCATTGTTCCAGGCCGGGATGTTTAACGGTCGCCACGAGAAGACAAGGCCAGTTTCACCATTGCCGCCAGGGCAATGACAATGGCCAGAATCCCGATTCCCTGGGATACGGATAAAAATTCCAAGAAAAAATCGCCCCGGAAATCCCCCCGGAAAAATTCAATGATAAACCGGAACACGGAATATAAAATAATGTAACTTAAAAAAATCATCCCATGAAACCGCTTGCGGCGCTGGAGAAATATCAGGATAAGAAACAGAATCAGATTGGCCGCCACCATGTAGATCTGGGTGGGGTGCAGGGGCACATGCAGCGGGGCCAGGCTGTCCGGATGGGAAAACTGCACGGCAATGGGCAGATCACACTGCCGCCCATAGCAGCATCCGGCAAAAAAACACCCCAGCCGGCCGATGC encodes the following:
- the holA gene encoding DNA polymerase III subunit delta, producing the protein MATVKHPGLEQWLADAGNSVPGFVLCAGESYLVQKAVDGIKTSLNPGNSRGFHLETLDGRTTIMGDVIEQISTFSFFGEKKMVLVRQAPMFAVKAGAGEVSYSENDLKRLSDVVENGIPEGHFLVMTTQSLDRRRKIVKTLEKTGLIIDCTVPQGARKADMDDQRQVLQNMAGQILKQNGKTMAPAAFSELADRTGFNPALFAQNLEKLTAYTGNRPDITRTDVEAVILRDKKDPIFSLTNALMEKNTGDALMYLSSLLKDGFHELQILKAFENLVRRMLLVKAFMLDFSKNHPDIRMDRMNFNAFKQQIMPAIIAHDQAARDQAKTAVKDLVIAPNPNSPYPVFQTVEKSARFSLNEIRSALISLGDLDYALKSSSISAQAGIEQFVMTFCKKGGPHHAA
- the lgt gene encoding prolipoprotein diacylglyceryl transferase — translated: MHPILVHFGSFTLYTYGFFLAMGFLAAIWFSKRNARFYDLKPDDISDLFFVILISGIVGARLLYVIINFDDFKASPLDIFKLWNGGLVFFGGFIGAVAASIVTLRIKKLPFFKTADTIAPGVALGHGIGRLGCFFAGCCYGRQCDLPIAVQFSHPDSLAPLHVPLHPTQIYMVAANLILFLILIFLQRRKRFHGMIFLSYIILYSVFRFIIEFFRGDFRGDFFLEFLSVSQGIGILAIVIALAAMVKLALSSRGDR